From Desulfonauticus submarinus, a single genomic window includes:
- the rpsL gene encoding 30S ribosomal protein S12 yields MPTINQLVRKARKKVEKRKKTPALQGCPQKRGVCVRVYTTTPKKPNSALRKVARVRLTNGIEVTTYIPGEGHNLQEHSVVLVQGGRVKDLPGIRYRIIRGALDTAGVEQRRKSRSRYGAKKPK; encoded by the coding sequence ATGCCCACTATTAATCAATTGGTAAGAAAAGCAAGGAAAAAAGTAGAAAAGAGAAAGAAAACTCCAGCTCTACAGGGATGTCCTCAAAAAAGAGGGGTGTGTGTAAGAGTATATACTACTACACCTAAAAAGCCCAACTCTGCTTTAAGAAAAGTAGCAAGAGTTAGGCTTACTAATGGAATAGAAGTAACTACATATATCCCTGGTGAAGGGCATAATTTGCAAGAACACTCTGTAGTTTTGGTTCAGGGTGGTCGTGTTAAAGACTTGCCTGGTATTAGATACCGCATTATTCGAGGGGCGCTAGATACAGCTGGGGTAGAACAAAGACGTAAGAGTAGATCACGTTATGGGGCAAAGAAGCCTAAATAA
- the fusA gene encoding elongation factor G, whose protein sequence is MGRQVSIEKQRNIGIMAHIDAGKTTTTERILFYTGVSHKIGEVHDGEAVMDWMVQEQERGITITSAATTCFWKNHRINIIDTPGHVDFTIEVERALRVLDGAIAVFCAVGGVEPQSETVWRQADRYRVPRIAFVNKMDRVGADFYRVVDMIKNRLKAKPVPLQIPIGKEDYFKGVVDLIEGKAMIFDDQTLGKKYEYTDIPDELKEEAEEWRLVMVEAIAEEDEELLEKYLSGEELEPEEIKKAVRKATINLNICPVLCGAAFKNKGVQPLLDAVVDYLPSPVDVEAIRGKDPQTGEEVVCPPKDEEPLSALAFKLMTDPYVGHLTFLRIYSGFIKSGMTVLNATSGKKERIGRLLKMHANKREEIKEAYAGDIVAAVGLKDTATGDTLCAPERPVLLESIEFPEPVIQVAIEPKTQNDRDNLSNALQKLAKEDPSFRVYTDEETGQTLIAGMGELHLEIIVDRLTREFKVEANVGKPQVAYRETITKPVKQESKYIKQSGGRGQYGHVVIEVEPLEPGGGFEFVNSIVGGVIPKEYIPAVEKGIVDGLKGGVLAGYPIVDVRVNLVFGSYHEVDSSEQAFYIAGSMAIKDACKKAGAVILEPIMYIEVLTPEEYLGDVMGDLNGRRGKVIGLEPRMGIQIVRAHVPLSNMFGYATDLRSKTQGRATYTMKFDHYEKVPANIAEEILKARQGV, encoded by the coding sequence GTGGGAAGACAGGTTAGTATAGAAAAACAGAGAAATATAGGGATTATGGCCCACATTGATGCGGGCAAAACTACAACAACAGAAAGAATTCTGTTTTATACAGGTGTTTCTCATAAGATTGGAGAGGTCCATGATGGCGAAGCTGTTATGGACTGGATGGTTCAAGAACAGGAGCGAGGAATTACTATTACCTCTGCAGCAACAACTTGTTTTTGGAAAAATCATCGCATCAATATTATTGATACACCAGGTCATGTAGATTTTACTATAGAGGTGGAAAGGGCGCTTAGGGTTTTGGATGGGGCAATTGCTGTGTTTTGTGCAGTAGGTGGAGTAGAGCCTCAATCTGAAACTGTATGGCGTCAAGCCGATAGATATCGTGTCCCAAGAATCGCCTTTGTAAATAAAATGGACAGGGTTGGAGCTGATTTTTATAGAGTGGTTGATATGATAAAAAATCGGCTCAAGGCAAAACCTGTGCCTCTCCAGATTCCTATTGGAAAGGAAGATTATTTCAAGGGGGTAGTGGATCTTATAGAAGGTAAGGCCATGATTTTTGATGATCAGACCTTGGGTAAGAAGTATGAATATACTGATATCCCCGATGAACTGAAGGAAGAAGCAGAAGAGTGGCGTTTAGTGATGGTGGAAGCTATTGCTGAAGAGGATGAAGAGCTTCTGGAAAAATATCTAAGTGGAGAGGAATTAGAACCAGAAGAGATAAAAAAGGCGGTTCGTAAGGCAACCATTAATTTAAATATCTGTCCTGTTTTGTGTGGCGCGGCTTTTAAAAACAAAGGTGTTCAACCGCTGCTAGACGCAGTAGTTGACTATCTTCCTTCTCCTGTGGATGTTGAAGCTATAAGGGGAAAAGATCCTCAGACAGGAGAAGAAGTGGTGTGTCCTCCTAAAGATGAGGAACCTTTGAGCGCGTTGGCTTTTAAATTAATGACAGATCCTTATGTAGGGCACTTAACTTTTTTAAGGATTTATTCTGGTTTTATTAAGTCTGGCATGACAGTGCTTAATGCTACCTCTGGGAAAAAAGAGCGCATTGGACGATTATTAAAAATGCATGCTAATAAGCGAGAGGAAATAAAAGAGGCGTATGCGGGTGATATTGTAGCAGCGGTAGGATTAAAAGACACAGCTACAGGAGATACATTGTGTGCGCCAGAACGTCCTGTTCTTTTGGAGTCTATTGAATTCCCAGAGCCTGTTATTCAGGTGGCTATAGAACCTAAAACCCAGAATGATAGGGATAATTTAAGTAATGCCTTGCAGAAGTTGGCCAAAGAAGACCCGTCTTTTAGGGTGTATACAGATGAAGAGACAGGCCAAACTTTGATTGCAGGCATGGGTGAATTGCATTTGGAGATTATTGTAGATCGTTTAACCAGGGAGTTTAAGGTTGAGGCAAATGTTGGCAAGCCTCAAGTTGCTTATAGGGAAACTATTACTAAACCTGTTAAGCAGGAGAGTAAGTATATTAAACAATCTGGTGGTCGCGGTCAGTATGGTCATGTAGTAATAGAGGTTGAGCCTTTGGAGCCTGGAGGTGGTTTTGAGTTTGTAAATTCTATTGTAGGTGGAGTGATTCCAAAAGAGTATATTCCTGCAGTAGAAAAGGGTATAGTTGATGGTTTAAAAGGTGGAGTTTTGGCTGGGTATCCTATTGTAGATGTGCGCGTGAATTTAGTCTTTGGTTCCTATCATGAAGTAGATTCTTCTGAGCAGGCTTTTTATATTGCAGGTTCTATGGCTATTAAGGATGCCTGTAAAAAGGCAGGAGCGGTGATTTTAGAACCTATTATGTATATAGAAGTATTGACTCCAGAAGAGTATTTGGGCGATGTTATGGGAGATTTAAATGGTCGCCGAGGGAAGGTAATCGGCTTGGAGCCTAGGATGGGTATCCAAATAGTAAGGGCCCATGTACCATTAAGTAATATGTTTGGTTATGCAACGGATTTGCGTTCTAAAACACAGGGTCGAGCAACTTACACAATGAAGTTTGATCATTATGAAAAGGTACCGGCAAATATTGCCGAGGAAATTTTAAAGGCAAGACAGGGGGTATGA
- the rpsG gene encoding 30S ribosomal protein S7 — protein MPRKGPVPKREVLPDPIYGSKLVTKFINSLMKDGKKSVAEKIFYQAVQEFAKRVDQEPLKAFEQVVENVKPQLEVKSRRVGGANYQVPVEVRPDRQQALAIRWLVQYARARGEKGMVKKLAAEFYDAFNNRGGAIKKKEDTHRMAEANKAFAHYRW, from the coding sequence ATGCCACGTAAAGGACCTGTTCCAAAAAGAGAAGTATTGCCTGATCCCATTTATGGGAGCAAGTTGGTTACAAAGTTTATTAATTCTTTGATGAAAGATGGTAAAAAGAGTGTTGCTGAAAAGATTTTTTATCAAGCTGTTCAAGAGTTTGCTAAAAGGGTAGATCAAGAACCTCTAAAGGCTTTTGAGCAGGTAGTTGAGAATGTAAAGCCTCAATTAGAGGTAAAGAGTAGGCGCGTAGGTGGTGCTAATTATCAAGTGCCTGTAGAGGTAAGGCCTGATAGGCAGCAAGCATTGGCTATTCGGTGGTTGGTGCAGTATGCGAGAGCCAGAGGTGAGAAAGGTATGGTAAAAAAGTTGGCTGCAGAGTTTTATGATGCCTTTAATAATCGAGGCGGCGCAATTAAGAAGAAAGAAGATACACATAGAATGGCAGAGGCTAATAAGGCTTTTGCTCACTATCGTTGGTAG